The following proteins are encoded in a genomic region of Vulpes vulpes isolate BD-2025 chromosome X, VulVul3, whole genome shotgun sequence:
- the ZNF630 gene encoding zinc finger protein 630 isoform X3, with product MTESQELVTYEDVAVDFTQEEWQHLDPAQKTLHRDVMLEIYSHLVSVGCSGIKPGIIFKLEYEEDPWIIKSELSRWIHSDREESFDSSQQVISEELLFQKEIMEKSPKDNSLYSLLKVWHIDGQIDRYQGNQDRVLKQITVISHETVAREKGPKCNTFGKIFGGCIDLDPSCKKLHDFDSCEKSLKSNLDSLTCSRSYARKSPIEIFGCGTPPSYSDSCSVPEKIYTGMKPCGHSQCEKVVNHKQVHIQYKKGQAGKKPNVCSECGKGFIKKSQLIIHQRIHTGEKPYVCGDCGKAFSEKSHLIVHQRIHTGEKPYECTECGRTFSQKSPFIVHQRVHTGEKPYECFECQKAFSQKSHLIIHQRVHAREKPFECSECGKDFCEKSHLFIHQITHTGERPYECTECGKTFPRKTQLIIHRRTHTGEKPYKCSECGKTFCQQSHLIGHQRIHTGEKPYVCTDCGKAFSQKSHLTGHQRLHTGEKPYICTECGKAFSQKSPLVIHQRIHTGEKPYECRDCGKTFSQKSPLIIHQRIHTGEKPYECMECGRAFSLKSHLIIHQRAHAGEKPYECSECGKVFWEKSPLAVHQRAHTREKPSESAEYGMTFSRKSQMITYERTHMREKPSKCSECGKVFCQHIHLTRQQNPHRRETSSMY from the exons atgacTGAGTCCCAG GAACTAGTGACATATGAGGATGTGGCTGTAGACTTCACCCAGGAAGAGTGGCAGCACCTGGACCCTGCTCAGAAGACCCTACATAGAGATGTGATGCTGGAGATCTACAGCCACCTGGTCTCTGTGG GGTGTTCTGGTATAAAACCAGGTATAATCTTCAAGTTGGAATATGAAGAGGACCCATGGATCATAAAGAGTGAGTTGTCAAGGTGGATTCACTCAG acaGGGAGGAAAGCTTTGACTCTTCCCAGCAGGTCATTTCTGAAGAACTTTTGTTTCAAAAGGAGATAATGGAAAAATCCCCAAAGGATAATTCACTGTACTCTCTCTTAAAAGTCTGGCATATTGATGgtcagatagatagatatcaaGGAAACCAAGACAGAGTTTTGAAGCAGATCACAGTCATTAGCCATGAAACAGTGGCCAGGGAGAAAGGGCCCAAGTGtaatacatttggaaaaatttttgGTGGCTGCATAGACCTTGATCCTTCATGTAAAAAACTCCATGATTTTGATTCATGTGAAAAGAGCTTGAAATCTAATTTAGACTCGCTGACATGCAGTAGGAGCTATGCAAGAAAGAGCCCCATTGAGATATTTGGATGTGGGACACCACCTAGCTATAGTGATTCCTGTTCTGTGCCTGAGAAAATTTACACGGGCATGAAACCCTGTGGACATAGTCAATGTGAAAAAGTCGTCAATCATAAACAAGTCCATATTCAGTATAAGAAAGGTCAAGCAGGTAAGAAACCCAATGTTTGTAGTGAGTGTGGGAAAGGCTTTATTAAGAAGTCACAGCTTATTATACATcaaagaattcatactggagagaaaccctatgtgTGTGGAGATTGTGGAAAAGCCTTCAGCGAGAAATCACACCTCATTGTGCATCAGAGGATTCATACTggggagaaaccttatgaatgtacTGAGTGTGGGAGGACTTTCTCCCAGAAGTCACCCTTCATCGTTCATCAGAGAgtccacactggagagaaaccttatgaatgtttTGAGTGTCAAAAAGCCTTCTCTCAGAAGTCACACCTCATCATACATCAGCGAGTTCATGCTAGAGAGAAGCCCTTtgaatgcagtgaatgtggaaaagACTTCTGTGAGAAGTCTCACCTTTTTATACACCAGATAACTCATACTGGGGAGAGACCCTATGAATGTACCGAATGTGGGAAAACCTTCCCTCGGAAAACACAACTCATCATCCATCGAAGAAcacatactggagagaaaccctataagTGTAGTGAATGTGGAAAAACCTTTTGCCAGCAGTCTCACCTCATAGGGCATCAAAGAATccatacaggagagaaaccttatgTATGTACTGACTGTGGAAAAGCCTTTTCCCAAAAGTCACACCTTACTGGACATCAAAGGCttcatacaggagagaaaccttataTATGTAcagaatgtggaaaagccttctcTCAGAAATCACCTCTTGTTATACACCAGAGAATTCATACAGGGGAAAAACCCTATGAGTGTAGGGACTGTGGCAAAACCTTCTCCCAGAAATCGCCCCTCATTattcatcagagaattcatacaggGGAGAAACCCTATGAGTGTATGGAGTGTGGAAGGGCCTTTTCCCTGAAATCACACCTCATTATACATCAGAGAGCTCATGctggagagaaaccatatgaatGTAGTGAGTGTGGAAAGGTCTTCTGGGAGAAGTCTCCACTAGCTGTACATCAAAGAGCTCATACAAGGGAGAAACCCTCTGAATCTGCTGAATATGGGATGACCTTTTCTCGGAAATCACAGATGATCACATATGAGAGAACACACATGAGGGAGAAACCCTCCaaatgcagtgaatgtgggaaggTATTCTGCCAGCATATACACCTCACTAGACAACAGAATCCACATAGGAGAGAAACCTCCTCTATGTACTGA
- the ZNF630 gene encoding zinc finger protein 630 isoform X5 gives MDHKEEESFDSSQQVISEELLFQKEIMEKSPKDNSLYSLLKVWHIDGQIDRYQGNQDRVLKQITVISHETVAREKGPKCNTFGKIFGGCIDLDPSCKKLHDFDSCEKSLKSNLDSLTCSRSYARKSPIEIFGCGTPPSYSDSCSVPEKIYTGMKPCGHSQCEKVVNHKQVHIQYKKGQAGKKPNVCSECGKGFIKKSQLIIHQRIHTGEKPYVCGDCGKAFSEKSHLIVHQRIHTGEKPYECTECGRTFSQKSPFIVHQRVHTGEKPYECFECQKAFSQKSHLIIHQRVHAREKPFECSECGKDFCEKSHLFIHQITHTGERPYECTECGKTFPRKTQLIIHRRTHTGEKPYKCSECGKTFCQQSHLIGHQRIHTGEKPYVCTDCGKAFSQKSHLTGHQRLHTGEKPYICTECGKAFSQKSPLVIHQRIHTGEKPYECRDCGKTFSQKSPLIIHQRIHTGEKPYECMECGRAFSLKSHLIIHQRAHAGEKPYECSECGKVFWEKSPLAVHQRAHTREKPSESAEYGMTFSRKSQMITYERTHMREKPSKCSECGKVFCQHIHLTRQQNPHRRETSSMY, from the exons ATGGATCATAAAGA GGAGGAAAGCTTTGACTCTTCCCAGCAGGTCATTTCTGAAGAACTTTTGTTTCAAAAGGAGATAATGGAAAAATCCCCAAAGGATAATTCACTGTACTCTCTCTTAAAAGTCTGGCATATTGATGgtcagatagatagatatcaaGGAAACCAAGACAGAGTTTTGAAGCAGATCACAGTCATTAGCCATGAAACAGTGGCCAGGGAGAAAGGGCCCAAGTGtaatacatttggaaaaatttttgGTGGCTGCATAGACCTTGATCCTTCATGTAAAAAACTCCATGATTTTGATTCATGTGAAAAGAGCTTGAAATCTAATTTAGACTCGCTGACATGCAGTAGGAGCTATGCAAGAAAGAGCCCCATTGAGATATTTGGATGTGGGACACCACCTAGCTATAGTGATTCCTGTTCTGTGCCTGAGAAAATTTACACGGGCATGAAACCCTGTGGACATAGTCAATGTGAAAAAGTCGTCAATCATAAACAAGTCCATATTCAGTATAAGAAAGGTCAAGCAGGTAAGAAACCCAATGTTTGTAGTGAGTGTGGGAAAGGCTTTATTAAGAAGTCACAGCTTATTATACATcaaagaattcatactggagagaaaccctatgtgTGTGGAGATTGTGGAAAAGCCTTCAGCGAGAAATCACACCTCATTGTGCATCAGAGGATTCATACTggggagaaaccttatgaatgtacTGAGTGTGGGAGGACTTTCTCCCAGAAGTCACCCTTCATCGTTCATCAGAGAgtccacactggagagaaaccttatgaatgtttTGAGTGTCAAAAAGCCTTCTCTCAGAAGTCACACCTCATCATACATCAGCGAGTTCATGCTAGAGAGAAGCCCTTtgaatgcagtgaatgtggaaaagACTTCTGTGAGAAGTCTCACCTTTTTATACACCAGATAACTCATACTGGGGAGAGACCCTATGAATGTACCGAATGTGGGAAAACCTTCCCTCGGAAAACACAACTCATCATCCATCGAAGAAcacatactggagagaaaccctataagTGTAGTGAATGTGGAAAAACCTTTTGCCAGCAGTCTCACCTCATAGGGCATCAAAGAATccatacaggagagaaaccttatgTATGTACTGACTGTGGAAAAGCCTTTTCCCAAAAGTCACACCTTACTGGACATCAAAGGCttcatacaggagagaaaccttataTATGTAcagaatgtggaaaagccttctcTCAGAAATCACCTCTTGTTATACACCAGAGAATTCATACAGGGGAAAAACCCTATGAGTGTAGGGACTGTGGCAAAACCTTCTCCCAGAAATCGCCCCTCATTattcatcagagaattcatacaggGGAGAAACCCTATGAGTGTATGGAGTGTGGAAGGGCCTTTTCCCTGAAATCACACCTCATTATACATCAGAGAGCTCATGctggagagaaaccatatgaatGTAGTGAGTGTGGAAAGGTCTTCTGGGAGAAGTCTCCACTAGCTGTACATCAAAGAGCTCATACAAGGGAGAAACCCTCTGAATCTGCTGAATATGGGATGACCTTTTCTCGGAAATCACAGATGATCACATATGAGAGAACACACATGAGGGAGAAACCCTCCaaatgcagtgaatgtgggaaggTATTCTGCCAGCATATACACCTCACTAGACAACAGAATCCACATAGGAGAGAAACCTCCTCTATGTACTGA
- the ZNF630 gene encoding zinc finger protein 630 isoform X2 — translation MLSPFVEAGSQARLEKELWGPESRARELVTYEDVAVDFTQEEWQHLDPAQKTLHRDVMLEIYSHLVSVGCSGIKPGIIFKLEYEEDPWIIKNREESFDSSQQVISEELLFQKEIMEKSPKDNSLYSLLKVWHIDGQIDRYQGNQDRVLKQITVISHETVAREKGPKCNTFGKIFGGCIDLDPSCKKLHDFDSCEKSLKSNLDSLTCSRSYARKSPIEIFGCGTPPSYSDSCSVPEKIYTGMKPCGHSQCEKVVNHKQVHIQYKKGQAGKKPNVCSECGKGFIKKSQLIIHQRIHTGEKPYVCGDCGKAFSEKSHLIVHQRIHTGEKPYECTECGRTFSQKSPFIVHQRVHTGEKPYECFECQKAFSQKSHLIIHQRVHAREKPFECSECGKDFCEKSHLFIHQITHTGERPYECTECGKTFPRKTQLIIHRRTHTGEKPYKCSECGKTFCQQSHLIGHQRIHTGEKPYVCTDCGKAFSQKSHLTGHQRLHTGEKPYICTECGKAFSQKSPLVIHQRIHTGEKPYECRDCGKTFSQKSPLIIHQRIHTGEKPYECMECGRAFSLKSHLIIHQRAHAGEKPYECSECGKVFWEKSPLAVHQRAHTREKPSESAEYGMTFSRKSQMITYERTHMREKPSKCSECGKVFCQHIHLTRQQNPHRRETSSMY, via the exons ATGTTGAGCCCATTTGTGGAAGCAGGGAGCCAAGCTCGACTTGAGAAGGAGCTTTGGGGTCCTGAGAGCAGAGCCAGG GAACTAGTGACATATGAGGATGTGGCTGTAGACTTCACCCAGGAAGAGTGGCAGCACCTGGACCCTGCTCAGAAGACCCTACATAGAGATGTGATGCTGGAGATCTACAGCCACCTGGTCTCTGTGG GGTGTTCTGGTATAAAACCAGGTATAATCTTCAAGTTGGAATATGAAGAGGACCCATGGATCATAAAGA acaGGGAGGAAAGCTTTGACTCTTCCCAGCAGGTCATTTCTGAAGAACTTTTGTTTCAAAAGGAGATAATGGAAAAATCCCCAAAGGATAATTCACTGTACTCTCTCTTAAAAGTCTGGCATATTGATGgtcagatagatagatatcaaGGAAACCAAGACAGAGTTTTGAAGCAGATCACAGTCATTAGCCATGAAACAGTGGCCAGGGAGAAAGGGCCCAAGTGtaatacatttggaaaaatttttgGTGGCTGCATAGACCTTGATCCTTCATGTAAAAAACTCCATGATTTTGATTCATGTGAAAAGAGCTTGAAATCTAATTTAGACTCGCTGACATGCAGTAGGAGCTATGCAAGAAAGAGCCCCATTGAGATATTTGGATGTGGGACACCACCTAGCTATAGTGATTCCTGTTCTGTGCCTGAGAAAATTTACACGGGCATGAAACCCTGTGGACATAGTCAATGTGAAAAAGTCGTCAATCATAAACAAGTCCATATTCAGTATAAGAAAGGTCAAGCAGGTAAGAAACCCAATGTTTGTAGTGAGTGTGGGAAAGGCTTTATTAAGAAGTCACAGCTTATTATACATcaaagaattcatactggagagaaaccctatgtgTGTGGAGATTGTGGAAAAGCCTTCAGCGAGAAATCACACCTCATTGTGCATCAGAGGATTCATACTggggagaaaccttatgaatgtacTGAGTGTGGGAGGACTTTCTCCCAGAAGTCACCCTTCATCGTTCATCAGAGAgtccacactggagagaaaccttatgaatgtttTGAGTGTCAAAAAGCCTTCTCTCAGAAGTCACACCTCATCATACATCAGCGAGTTCATGCTAGAGAGAAGCCCTTtgaatgcagtgaatgtggaaaagACTTCTGTGAGAAGTCTCACCTTTTTATACACCAGATAACTCATACTGGGGAGAGACCCTATGAATGTACCGAATGTGGGAAAACCTTCCCTCGGAAAACACAACTCATCATCCATCGAAGAAcacatactggagagaaaccctataagTGTAGTGAATGTGGAAAAACCTTTTGCCAGCAGTCTCACCTCATAGGGCATCAAAGAATccatacaggagagaaaccttatgTATGTACTGACTGTGGAAAAGCCTTTTCCCAAAAGTCACACCTTACTGGACATCAAAGGCttcatacaggagagaaaccttataTATGTAcagaatgtggaaaagccttctcTCAGAAATCACCTCTTGTTATACACCAGAGAATTCATACAGGGGAAAAACCCTATGAGTGTAGGGACTGTGGCAAAACCTTCTCCCAGAAATCGCCCCTCATTattcatcagagaattcatacaggGGAGAAACCCTATGAGTGTATGGAGTGTGGAAGGGCCTTTTCCCTGAAATCACACCTCATTATACATCAGAGAGCTCATGctggagagaaaccatatgaatGTAGTGAGTGTGGAAAGGTCTTCTGGGAGAAGTCTCCACTAGCTGTACATCAAAGAGCTCATACAAGGGAGAAACCCTCTGAATCTGCTGAATATGGGATGACCTTTTCTCGGAAATCACAGATGATCACATATGAGAGAACACACATGAGGGAGAAACCCTCCaaatgcagtgaatgtgggaaggTATTCTGCCAGCATATACACCTCACTAGACAACAGAATCCACATAGGAGAGAAACCTCCTCTATGTACTGA
- the ZNF630 gene encoding zinc finger protein 630 isoform X1 — MLSPFVEAGSQARLEKELWGPESRARELVTYEDVAVDFTQEEWQHLDPAQKTLHRDVMLEIYSHLVSVGCSGIKPGIIFKLEYEEDPWIIKSELSRWIHSDREESFDSSQQVISEELLFQKEIMEKSPKDNSLYSLLKVWHIDGQIDRYQGNQDRVLKQITVISHETVAREKGPKCNTFGKIFGGCIDLDPSCKKLHDFDSCEKSLKSNLDSLTCSRSYARKSPIEIFGCGTPPSYSDSCSVPEKIYTGMKPCGHSQCEKVVNHKQVHIQYKKGQAGKKPNVCSECGKGFIKKSQLIIHQRIHTGEKPYVCGDCGKAFSEKSHLIVHQRIHTGEKPYECTECGRTFSQKSPFIVHQRVHTGEKPYECFECQKAFSQKSHLIIHQRVHAREKPFECSECGKDFCEKSHLFIHQITHTGERPYECTECGKTFPRKTQLIIHRRTHTGEKPYKCSECGKTFCQQSHLIGHQRIHTGEKPYVCTDCGKAFSQKSHLTGHQRLHTGEKPYICTECGKAFSQKSPLVIHQRIHTGEKPYECRDCGKTFSQKSPLIIHQRIHTGEKPYECMECGRAFSLKSHLIIHQRAHAGEKPYECSECGKVFWEKSPLAVHQRAHTREKPSESAEYGMTFSRKSQMITYERTHMREKPSKCSECGKVFCQHIHLTRQQNPHRRETSSMY; from the exons ATGTTGAGCCCATTTGTGGAAGCAGGGAGCCAAGCTCGACTTGAGAAGGAGCTTTGGGGTCCTGAGAGCAGAGCCAGG GAACTAGTGACATATGAGGATGTGGCTGTAGACTTCACCCAGGAAGAGTGGCAGCACCTGGACCCTGCTCAGAAGACCCTACATAGAGATGTGATGCTGGAGATCTACAGCCACCTGGTCTCTGTGG GGTGTTCTGGTATAAAACCAGGTATAATCTTCAAGTTGGAATATGAAGAGGACCCATGGATCATAAAGAGTGAGTTGTCAAGGTGGATTCACTCAG acaGGGAGGAAAGCTTTGACTCTTCCCAGCAGGTCATTTCTGAAGAACTTTTGTTTCAAAAGGAGATAATGGAAAAATCCCCAAAGGATAATTCACTGTACTCTCTCTTAAAAGTCTGGCATATTGATGgtcagatagatagatatcaaGGAAACCAAGACAGAGTTTTGAAGCAGATCACAGTCATTAGCCATGAAACAGTGGCCAGGGAGAAAGGGCCCAAGTGtaatacatttggaaaaatttttgGTGGCTGCATAGACCTTGATCCTTCATGTAAAAAACTCCATGATTTTGATTCATGTGAAAAGAGCTTGAAATCTAATTTAGACTCGCTGACATGCAGTAGGAGCTATGCAAGAAAGAGCCCCATTGAGATATTTGGATGTGGGACACCACCTAGCTATAGTGATTCCTGTTCTGTGCCTGAGAAAATTTACACGGGCATGAAACCCTGTGGACATAGTCAATGTGAAAAAGTCGTCAATCATAAACAAGTCCATATTCAGTATAAGAAAGGTCAAGCAGGTAAGAAACCCAATGTTTGTAGTGAGTGTGGGAAAGGCTTTATTAAGAAGTCACAGCTTATTATACATcaaagaattcatactggagagaaaccctatgtgTGTGGAGATTGTGGAAAAGCCTTCAGCGAGAAATCACACCTCATTGTGCATCAGAGGATTCATACTggggagaaaccttatgaatgtacTGAGTGTGGGAGGACTTTCTCCCAGAAGTCACCCTTCATCGTTCATCAGAGAgtccacactggagagaaaccttatgaatgtttTGAGTGTCAAAAAGCCTTCTCTCAGAAGTCACACCTCATCATACATCAGCGAGTTCATGCTAGAGAGAAGCCCTTtgaatgcagtgaatgtggaaaagACTTCTGTGAGAAGTCTCACCTTTTTATACACCAGATAACTCATACTGGGGAGAGACCCTATGAATGTACCGAATGTGGGAAAACCTTCCCTCGGAAAACACAACTCATCATCCATCGAAGAAcacatactggagagaaaccctataagTGTAGTGAATGTGGAAAAACCTTTTGCCAGCAGTCTCACCTCATAGGGCATCAAAGAATccatacaggagagaaaccttatgTATGTACTGACTGTGGAAAAGCCTTTTCCCAAAAGTCACACCTTACTGGACATCAAAGGCttcatacaggagagaaaccttataTATGTAcagaatgtggaaaagccttctcTCAGAAATCACCTCTTGTTATACACCAGAGAATTCATACAGGGGAAAAACCCTATGAGTGTAGGGACTGTGGCAAAACCTTCTCCCAGAAATCGCCCCTCATTattcatcagagaattcatacaggGGAGAAACCCTATGAGTGTATGGAGTGTGGAAGGGCCTTTTCCCTGAAATCACACCTCATTATACATCAGAGAGCTCATGctggagagaaaccatatgaatGTAGTGAGTGTGGAAAGGTCTTCTGGGAGAAGTCTCCACTAGCTGTACATCAAAGAGCTCATACAAGGGAGAAACCCTCTGAATCTGCTGAATATGGGATGACCTTTTCTCGGAAATCACAGATGATCACATATGAGAGAACACACATGAGGGAGAAACCCTCCaaatgcagtgaatgtgggaaggTATTCTGCCAGCATATACACCTCACTAGACAACAGAATCCACATAGGAGAGAAACCTCCTCTATGTACTGA
- the ZNF630 gene encoding zinc finger protein 630 isoform X4, whose amino-acid sequence MTESQELVTYEDVAVDFTQEEWQHLDPAQKTLHRDVMLEIYSHLVSVGCSGIKPGIIFKLEYEEDPWIIKNREESFDSSQQVISEELLFQKEIMEKSPKDNSLYSLLKVWHIDGQIDRYQGNQDRVLKQITVISHETVAREKGPKCNTFGKIFGGCIDLDPSCKKLHDFDSCEKSLKSNLDSLTCSRSYARKSPIEIFGCGTPPSYSDSCSVPEKIYTGMKPCGHSQCEKVVNHKQVHIQYKKGQAGKKPNVCSECGKGFIKKSQLIIHQRIHTGEKPYVCGDCGKAFSEKSHLIVHQRIHTGEKPYECTECGRTFSQKSPFIVHQRVHTGEKPYECFECQKAFSQKSHLIIHQRVHAREKPFECSECGKDFCEKSHLFIHQITHTGERPYECTECGKTFPRKTQLIIHRRTHTGEKPYKCSECGKTFCQQSHLIGHQRIHTGEKPYVCTDCGKAFSQKSHLTGHQRLHTGEKPYICTECGKAFSQKSPLVIHQRIHTGEKPYECRDCGKTFSQKSPLIIHQRIHTGEKPYECMECGRAFSLKSHLIIHQRAHAGEKPYECSECGKVFWEKSPLAVHQRAHTREKPSESAEYGMTFSRKSQMITYERTHMREKPSKCSECGKVFCQHIHLTRQQNPHRRETSSMY is encoded by the exons atgacTGAGTCCCAG GAACTAGTGACATATGAGGATGTGGCTGTAGACTTCACCCAGGAAGAGTGGCAGCACCTGGACCCTGCTCAGAAGACCCTACATAGAGATGTGATGCTGGAGATCTACAGCCACCTGGTCTCTGTGG GGTGTTCTGGTATAAAACCAGGTATAATCTTCAAGTTGGAATATGAAGAGGACCCATGGATCATAAAGA acaGGGAGGAAAGCTTTGACTCTTCCCAGCAGGTCATTTCTGAAGAACTTTTGTTTCAAAAGGAGATAATGGAAAAATCCCCAAAGGATAATTCACTGTACTCTCTCTTAAAAGTCTGGCATATTGATGgtcagatagatagatatcaaGGAAACCAAGACAGAGTTTTGAAGCAGATCACAGTCATTAGCCATGAAACAGTGGCCAGGGAGAAAGGGCCCAAGTGtaatacatttggaaaaatttttgGTGGCTGCATAGACCTTGATCCTTCATGTAAAAAACTCCATGATTTTGATTCATGTGAAAAGAGCTTGAAATCTAATTTAGACTCGCTGACATGCAGTAGGAGCTATGCAAGAAAGAGCCCCATTGAGATATTTGGATGTGGGACACCACCTAGCTATAGTGATTCCTGTTCTGTGCCTGAGAAAATTTACACGGGCATGAAACCCTGTGGACATAGTCAATGTGAAAAAGTCGTCAATCATAAACAAGTCCATATTCAGTATAAGAAAGGTCAAGCAGGTAAGAAACCCAATGTTTGTAGTGAGTGTGGGAAAGGCTTTATTAAGAAGTCACAGCTTATTATACATcaaagaattcatactggagagaaaccctatgtgTGTGGAGATTGTGGAAAAGCCTTCAGCGAGAAATCACACCTCATTGTGCATCAGAGGATTCATACTggggagaaaccttatgaatgtacTGAGTGTGGGAGGACTTTCTCCCAGAAGTCACCCTTCATCGTTCATCAGAGAgtccacactggagagaaaccttatgaatgtttTGAGTGTCAAAAAGCCTTCTCTCAGAAGTCACACCTCATCATACATCAGCGAGTTCATGCTAGAGAGAAGCCCTTtgaatgcagtgaatgtggaaaagACTTCTGTGAGAAGTCTCACCTTTTTATACACCAGATAACTCATACTGGGGAGAGACCCTATGAATGTACCGAATGTGGGAAAACCTTCCCTCGGAAAACACAACTCATCATCCATCGAAGAAcacatactggagagaaaccctataagTGTAGTGAATGTGGAAAAACCTTTTGCCAGCAGTCTCACCTCATAGGGCATCAAAGAATccatacaggagagaaaccttatgTATGTACTGACTGTGGAAAAGCCTTTTCCCAAAAGTCACACCTTACTGGACATCAAAGGCttcatacaggagagaaaccttataTATGTAcagaatgtggaaaagccttctcTCAGAAATCACCTCTTGTTATACACCAGAGAATTCATACAGGGGAAAAACCCTATGAGTGTAGGGACTGTGGCAAAACCTTCTCCCAGAAATCGCCCCTCATTattcatcagagaattcatacaggGGAGAAACCCTATGAGTGTATGGAGTGTGGAAGGGCCTTTTCCCTGAAATCACACCTCATTATACATCAGAGAGCTCATGctggagagaaaccatatgaatGTAGTGAGTGTGGAAAGGTCTTCTGGGAGAAGTCTCCACTAGCTGTACATCAAAGAGCTCATACAAGGGAGAAACCCTCTGAATCTGCTGAATATGGGATGACCTTTTCTCGGAAATCACAGATGATCACATATGAGAGAACACACATGAGGGAGAAACCCTCCaaatgcagtgaatgtgggaaggTATTCTGCCAGCATATACACCTCACTAGACAACAGAATCCACATAGGAGAGAAACCTCCTCTATGTACTGA